In Oncorhynchus masou masou isolate Uvic2021 chromosome 28, UVic_Omas_1.1, whole genome shotgun sequence, the DNA window TACTCATTATTTTGCAGCGATTGGTGCTCTCACATGTACTTTTTAACAGACTATGTCAGGTACTCCAGTGAGTGTAAATAGCTCCAATGAATGTAATTCGCTCAATATTAGGAATTGAGAACTAAAGTTAATAGAAATAAGAGTCTCCTATTTTATACTGTCGGTATGTAATTCAAAATGTGTTTAGTATGTGATTGCTAGCGATATTCATAAAAACTTTGGGGGGAATATActtttttatgtttttattttcggAACCTCATGCAGTACCTCCGCAGACCCCTAGTGGTCCGCAGACCCGAGGTTGAATATCCCTGCTCGATACTAGAGGCTATGACTAATGCTCATAGTTTTTCCAGGTGAGATTACAAGGTGTCAAGGTCTAGAAAAACACAGGTCCATAAAATGTATTATGGTGCAAAAACTCCTCACCAACAGACTTGTGGGCGACCAATACCAAATGTTGACAATAAAACGGGAAAAGTCGGTATAGAATAAACAACAAAAGGGTTACCTGGTTGCCTTCACACTTGTAGAGGATCTGCAGGGTCTCCATAGCATGGATCATGGTCTGCATGGCAGTGAAGATGTTCTGGTACACCAGCTTGGTGAAGCCTCGCTTGTCGTCCTCGGAGTAGCCCGTCCCATGGATGATCCTCATCTGCTTGATGAAGGTGCTCTTCCCACTCTCACCAGTCCCTGGGGAGAAAAAAAGCTCAGAGATGAACTCAGTTTCACTTTTAAATACCTACTTTTAAACACCATTAATGTGTGCAGTGGCTCTCTTCTCACTAACCCACACAGTAGCCGGAGGTTGCTGATGAAAGTGAGGCACATTTTAAGCTTATAATAGTGTCATCTTTATATTGTTAAATTCATGAATAAGTTAAATTTAGATTAAAGCAATTGCAATTCGTCACCTGCTACGGAAGAGAGGGACTGTGTTGGCCATTAAATGTTGATACAAAAGTGTCGGAGGGTTTGGCTACTGTGTGTGcattgtatgtacagtatgccacTGGAATAGATTTCTGATCTACTAATTTAAATGGGTGGTGATCCATGACAAGATTCGATGATTTCTAAGAAATGTGTCCCCCTCTGCAATTTAACAACCTAGTATTTATTGTAGCAATTGTAACACTTCCTTAGTTGCCTAACAAACTATATTGGCCCATTTGCTGTCAGCATTCTTACATTAAGTTATCATTTATTTTACTCCCAGCAAGCTGAGCTGGTTGTGTGAACATATTCAAGTGATATAAACATCAAAAGAGTACTAAAGACAATGCACAACAATAAACATTGTTTTCTTGGCAATATCTAATTTGAATATAATTGCCAAGTTTATTATAGGCGTGTACATTGAAATAACAGAGCCAACCGTGTAACAATGATAGTCATACAATGTATCATTATTTTAAACATTGTTTCAATGTCATATCAGTGCTTTGAGTGGGATTCAAAACTTAGTTTACCGAGAAGCAACAGCTTGAACTCGCGGTTCGAGTCTTTCTTGTCCCGGCGAAGCTGCCTTTCGATCTCGTCGTTGATCCGCCGAGCCTCCTTTCCCTCTTCGCTGAGGCAACAGGCCCCTATGGAGTTCAAAGTCATGACTCCCTTGAAAACACTTTGGCTACTTTTGGGTCGAAGAGGTAAACCTATATTCCAAAAGTGAAAGAAAACAATTATAATTTTAAGATATATTTATATTTCTAAAAATACTTTCCTCAGCTCAGCCTGAATGTTCAGTACAGTGCCGTACAGACTAGGCAGTAAAAGCCAAGCGCAATAATAACGCAAATGCAATTcccagattaaaaaaaaaaaaaaaaaaacctttggCAGAAATAGACCACGTTATTTTCTTTTTATATAAACTGCGGTCCTCCAAAGAAATGCAGTAGCAGCCAAATTGGGTAGCAGTCAATCTGTGGGAGAATGAATAATTAAATACCAGCACATCTTTACCTCCAAATGTTGAACTCCGGGCGTGGTGGGTGACTATGGCGGACTTTTACTCCATATCGccacaaatgtataaaaaactaaATTCCATTATTGCACGGGAATATCAAAAAAAGTATCTCATGCCACAATATGGTGCGTTTGAATTTGTCTTCTTGAAAATAGTCTTAACTTTGCTCATTTTTTTCTATTCTCACCTTTGCTTGTCCAATCTTATAATTTTATGATGTACAGAATACAGGCTACTCTGTAACATATGTGAACCTAGCAACAAAAAGGCAAGAGCCTTCCAAATAAAAGTGCTCCACACAGAAAAGTACGTGTAAAACATTTCTTCATACACCCTCTTCATTCTTCAACTTCATCACTCATCCTAGTCTTTATTTGCATTTTCCCACATCATGCTAATGTACATCGTAATCATCTTCACAAATTTAAAAAGTGTTGGCCCATGAGAGTGAAGGAGGTTTCGGACAGTCTCTCGTAGTAGAGGACTCTTATTTTGACACAATTCTAGCCATTCTTGCTGCAGCTGCCGTGTTGTGCTGGCGTAACGCAACTACACTCAAAACCCGATCCATGTGACGTTAGGAGAGGGTGTGTTTAGATGGGAAAGGCTCATGAGGGCATGTCGCGCCAGCACGTTActataaccaggtttccatctaACAATTTTACGAGTGTAAAGTATGTCTGATAAAACATTTCACGATAGGCCGGATAACAGCACATTTTTCGGTAAACTTGCCAAATGTCGACAACACACACCAGACGGTCGATAAAATGAATGATGCGAGAAATGGCGATGGTATAACGCCTTGGCTTTATACGGAAATATTGATATACgaatcatatcgaagtaaacttagTTATACAATATGTTGTGTGGTACTCCCACTACGACTCTGAAAAAAATGCAGTTTAGGCTACAGATTAAGTTACAGATTTGTTATTAACTTCAcaaggtggtgaaagtgcacgcgGTGATCGATGctactttccaataaatatcgagcgTCTTATTCTGGAGACTTGATCGAGGCTTGGCTGCCTTTTGAATATATAGCATATTCTCATGTAGGCTATCCTACCCGCACCGTATTTGCTAGCTGTTGATTAAAGCGCATGTGGCAAGACCAAAGTGCGCATTCGCAATAAGCCTACAACGCAAACCATCAGTAGAGGTAAACACGATAGAAACCTATTTAACTTGTATTCTGTACATAAGCAAAAAGTTATGTAaactacgtcatcacgcacagcctttgAATCCGCAACAGGTCAATATTATTGAAATGTACAATTATTTTTATGCGGATTTTAGAATATtgacatgaaaatctgtcgccaattggatggaaacctagctggCAAATAAAAGCGGTGGGAAGTCCGCTACCTACATATATTGGATTTAAGAATAGGCCTATGGGCTAATTTTACCAATCTTAAAAATATCATTAGGCTCCATGTTATTGCCTACTGTATGTTGACCATACAGAACTTACATTTGATGTCACATTGTTGCACATTAATCTTATGCTGCATTGAAGTTAGTCGGAATTAGGAAATGTCAGACTTGCTAACTGGTTTTAGTTATACATACACGTGCAGCGTTCAGAGAATCAGCAAGTCGGAAATGTCCAAGTTTCGACTAGCAAGTAAACAGTTCATTTGTAATTATATGATGCGTTTGCCCTACATGTCATAATTGTTTATGCCTGCCCCCACCACACGTTCAGTAAAAGGTGGCACAGATTTTATTACTCAGACTTCCAGCAGATACTacagacaggggtagagagaacATGCCACTCATATGGTCAGAAAGGCTACATTTCCCTTGCAAACTGACTGGCGTCTACAAAGATCCCATCTAAAATGTAACAAATGCTTACAAACTGACTCAAAAGCAAGTCTAAATCCCTAAGAGTGGCTTGTTAAACATCTGAAATCAGGTAGAAAACTTACACTGAAATTAAATCAACAGTACTTTTCCTTTTGGCCCCATCAGATAACcaacaaaataaaacaatgattactgtatatttcagtttttatacaGCACCTAGTCtttcagttaaaaaaaaaagcaaaaagaacctacatttatttttttaatcataaAATGTTCCTTACAAAACAAGATTACATTCTGCATGCTGTACTGACTCTGGGGGAGGAGTGGCTCAGGGGAGGCGGAGAGAGAACACATGAGTTTACTCCAAGTACAGAACAGCACAAGAatccagaaaaaaaacaagcAGCGCTAAAAATAACAGGGATTCATTCGACAGCTTTGAGAGaatttccaaacttcttctaatTAAAAGATGGTGTGTTAAATGACCGGGGGAGAGCACATCTACCCAAAGCAGGGGAATGTTGGCTCTGAGGGAGAGAATGCGCATGGCAGTTTGGCTTCACTCCACTTTCCTGTTTAGAAGAACCGACCAGAGTACTGCTTCACACTGCAACACAAAACAGTGGGAAAGTGAATAAAGGAACCCCAGGAATCATTTCTAAAACTCCATTATGTTCAATTTCATTTCCATTAGTCATGAACAACTATTTTTTTTCTTCCTTGATTACCACTGATAGGTGACGGGTTGAATAGGTTTCCACCATACTGCTTTCACCGGAGAAGAGGAAAGGGTGCTAGCACGTGCCTGTTCTGCAGTAGATACTGGGCGTTCTGGATCTGGTCCTGTGTTCCATTGATGGTGATGATGCGGTCCTCTGAGCCCTCTAGTGGCTCGTCTATCTTGATGGACGCTCCCGACTCGTGACGGATCTGCTTGATTCGCTGGCCGCCCTTCCCGATGATGGAGCCGGCCAGCTACGACAAGTGAGGAGCCAGGGTTACTTTTCCCCAACAATGTGATTGGCACAATGACAACCAGGTATAGGGGCAATTTCAACAATGTATGAATAATAGAGGCTTATGTGAGGAGTTTCTGATCAATTGGAAATAATCTCAACTCTTTTTTTTCTCCTGTACATATTTTATGGAAGTGTGTATGTGGTGGTAAGATTATGATTGGGACTGCTATTTGATACTTTACTCACATCTTTGGGGATGGTCACTTGTGTTGTGATGACGGGACCCCCGATGTCACTGTATGACCCTCGGCCACCTGCAGAGACCCAAGAGATATCATTTAGAATTTACCCACTGTTGTGGGGAAAGTCTTCCCTTTATAAAAACGACAACAAAATACAGAAGCAACAAAATGAGACATGATACAAATGTGATCCTTTTTCACTCACCAGACTGAAAGGGCTCCCACGAGGAATTGTTGTCTTTGAAAAGATGGAGGAAAAGAATAACAATACGTCACATTGTGGCTGACAGACTACATAGACCAACAGGGTGACAAAGGACAGGGGAGAGCTGGTGGTGCTTACTGGACAGAAAGGTCTTTACACCGACCTAAGAGACATTCAAACAGGGTAGAGACTACCATGACCAAAAGTAaatggggaagagaggagactcACCACCATATCCACCACTCTGTATTCAGCAGGAcatggggaagagagaaagacaaaatgagaagcTTATTACAACACTGAAACCTACATCAAGTCAATACTGGTTTACATTTAAGATTGAGCTCCATAATTTGCGCATATGAATCTTAGCTGCCCTATTCATTTTCGACTATGTACATTATTGGTACGACCCTACCAACCCTGCCCGGAAATCGCTTTGGTTTCACCTCAAGTTCATTTGTTAGTTTAGCAGCTCCAGACTATGTACTCAGCTGCTCCTTGGTAACCAAGGAGACAACTGTTGCTAGGCAACAGGAGGCCTAACCAGTGCGCTCGCTCGTTGAAGAGCAGCGCCACAGTGTCCAAACCACAGGGCTTTCACTAGAACAGGAAAACAATACCAATCCATTTCCATAAGTAGAGCAGCTACGACAATCCAAACTGTGTCGACTTGCCTACTATTATAACACCAGGCAATTGACAGACTAACTCGCTCTACCATGCGTAAACCCTTATCCAAACACAAATGCTGAGGTCACTCACCATGCTGTTGTAGCGGTCTCCTGGTCTTCCTCTCCTGTCGCTGCTTCGATAAGATGGGAGGTTGTCAGGGTTAACATGGCATGAGATGGAGAGGGTTCAGTTTACCACCTTTAGTGGACAGACAGTGTCCCCCAAACCAACGGGCTGACAAGTCCATACAACACAAGTGTGACAAGTCCTTCTTGGCTTGTCGTTTAGCCACCCGAGAGTGTGAAGAGCCACAACAACTTGTTTTGGAATCAGTATTCATTGGTGGACACCGATGCAGATGTGGTGTTCATATAGTCATCCACTTATAGGAAAAGAGGTTATGTTGACAGAATAGCTACTGTGCCATGGTTAAAATCATATTGATGCCCATTAAATCAACAGAAGAGTAAACCCAACATTTTCAACTCCACAGCCGAGAGCTCCATTCTCCAAAAAACTATGCTGATTTGGAGAAGTTTCACCCTAACCACATTTCGCAGTTGCTGCCTTTTACACAAATTACTTACTTTGGTCTGTCGTCCATGTTGCCGTGATAACTCTGGTGGGAGAACCGGTCCCCTCTGCAAACAAACAACACGGGCAACATGACTCAGTGGAACTGAGAACTTAAAGATTACTTTAAGGACTAGTCTAATAGTATGACTTAGGTCCATATGATCGCGTTAACATAGGAGAAATCCCTGAGATTATGTATATGACTAACAGTAGTGGGGAAGCTGTGACACTTACACACAGGGAAAGTACACGGTTAGATTTTTTTTACTGAGTACCTGAACGTGATAAAAAAGAGGTAGCCATAAACAAACAAGTCAATGAAAGAACAAAAAGGAAGCTAAGCTCCTTACCCTCctcttgggggtgggggtggggggaggggcaggtttcgaGCCCGGCTCCCTCCACGCCCTCCTCTACCTGGCAGGGGAGGGGGCGGTCCCCGACGAGGGCTCATGTCGTCATAGTCCCGTCTGGAGGGGGGCATAGGTCGGCCCCCGCGGCCGGGGGGCATGCGTTCAAAGCCCCCCCTGCCCCGCATGGGGAAGCCCCCATGGGCCGCCGGCCCCGCTCTTCGTAAATCATGGTGAAGCCGCCGTAGTCATACGTCTCGTCGTAGAAGTTGGGGTCATAGGGCTGGGCGCGCCCTTTGATAGGAGCCTACAGAAAGATGGATAATACTATTGAGATGCTATATGTATGTAGCCCTGTGAAGAAATGTAGCTCTGAAATTACTACAATGTCCACAACTGTTGTAAATGGAatatgtaaaacaaaacaaagaaagTGTCTGCTGTTAAAATCGGTACAATTCTAGTATAAGTGACTGACTTTCAGTGAGTTTCCATGTTTAGACACTGGTGATGGGTGAGTGTGTTGTGGTCACTGGCTCAGAACTGAACTCTCACCCACCTCAGATACCAAGTCCAGGATAACTTTGATGCATTCAACCACACGGTCTGGCTTCCCTCCAACCAGAACCACACGGTCAGTGGACTGAGGACAGCACTCCTGGAACAGCTTGATGGTGGTCTGGGTGTTCTGGTGGAGACAG includes these proteins:
- the LOC135517666 gene encoding LOW QUALITY PROTEIN: heterogeneous nuclear ribonucleoprotein K-like (The sequence of the model RefSeq protein was modified relative to this genomic sequence to represent the inferred CDS: inserted 1 base in 1 codon), whose amino-acid sequence is METEIEQQEEETTFSNTDTNGKRPAEDMDEEQAFKRSRNTDEMVELRVLLQSKNAGAVIGKGGKNIKALRTDYNASVSVPDSSGPERILSVSADIDTIGEILLKIIPTLEEYQHYNGIDFDCELRLLIHQSLAGGIIGVKGAKIKELRENTQTTIKLFQECCPQSTDRVVLVGGKPDRVVECIKVILDLVSEAPIKGRAQPYDPNFYDETYDYGGFTMIYEERGRRPXGGFPMRGRGGFERMPPGRGGRPMPPSRRDYDDMSPRRGPPPPLPGRGGRGGSRARNLPLPPPPPPRGGGDRFSHQSYHGNMDDRPNSDRRGRPGDRYNSMSGGYGDNNSSWEPFQSGGRGSYSDIGGPVITTQVTIPKDLAGSIIGKGGQRIKQIRHESGASIKIDEPLEGSEDRIITINGTQDQIQNAQYLLQNSVKQYSGRFF